In Exiguobacterium sibiricum 7-3, a genomic segment contains:
- a CDS encoding NAD-dependent succinate-semialdehyde dehydrogenase, which translates to MIEQNVINGVWYDTEETIPVFNPATKELLGHVPSSTADDAQRAVDAASTAFVDWSERTADDRADKIDAWYRLIQEHRDELADIMTREQGKPFIEARGEIDYGNQYVRWYAEEARRIYGETIPASVPGKRLFVEKEPVGVVAAITPWNFPAAMITRKLAPALAAGCTVVLKPSEETPYTALRLVELAIEAGIPAGAINVLTGDAATISGVWQADSRVRKITFTGSTAVGKLIMRQAADTMKKLSLELGGHAPFIVTENADLDKAVQGAIRSKFRNGGQACVATNRFYVQASVLDAFTEKFVAEVKRLKVGNGLDADSTIGPLINAKAVAKVKAHIDDAVAKGATILTGGTIDDSVGYFVEPTVLGNVTEDMICMQEETFGPLAPISVFETLDEVIERANNTPYGLAAYAFSEKIDEALQLGKKLEYGIIGLNDGAPSAAQAPFGGYKESGLGREGGVYGIEDYLEVKYLSLG; encoded by the coding sequence ATGATAGAACAAAACGTAATCAATGGAGTATGGTATGACACAGAGGAAACGATTCCGGTCTTCAACCCGGCAACAAAAGAATTACTCGGACACGTCCCGAGCAGCACAGCAGACGATGCGCAACGTGCCGTCGATGCAGCAAGTACGGCATTCGTCGACTGGTCGGAACGGACGGCCGATGACCGCGCTGATAAAATCGATGCCTGGTACCGCTTGATTCAGGAACACCGCGATGAACTGGCAGACATCATGACACGTGAACAAGGAAAACCGTTCATCGAAGCACGTGGAGAAATCGATTACGGGAACCAATACGTCCGTTGGTACGCAGAAGAAGCACGCCGGATTTACGGGGAAACGATTCCGGCATCTGTGCCCGGAAAACGCCTGTTTGTTGAAAAAGAACCGGTTGGTGTCGTTGCGGCAATCACACCGTGGAACTTCCCGGCAGCGATGATCACACGAAAACTCGCTCCGGCGCTTGCTGCCGGCTGTACGGTCGTCCTCAAACCGTCGGAAGAAACACCGTATACAGCACTTCGCCTCGTCGAACTGGCAATCGAAGCGGGTATTCCGGCTGGTGCGATCAACGTCTTGACGGGGGACGCCGCAACCATCAGTGGTGTTTGGCAAGCCGATTCCCGCGTCCGGAAAATCACGTTCACGGGCTCGACAGCTGTTGGTAAATTAATCATGCGTCAAGCGGCTGATACAATGAAAAAATTATCACTTGAACTCGGTGGTCACGCTCCGTTCATCGTCACGGAAAATGCGGATCTCGACAAAGCCGTTCAAGGTGCCATCCGCTCGAAATTCCGCAACGGCGGTCAAGCTTGTGTCGCAACGAACCGCTTTTATGTCCAGGCATCGGTTCTCGACGCCTTCACTGAAAAATTCGTCGCCGAAGTCAAGCGGTTGAAAGTCGGGAACGGACTCGATGCCGATTCAACAATCGGACCGTTGATCAATGCGAAAGCTGTTGCTAAAGTCAAAGCACATATTGACGACGCCGTCGCAAAAGGCGCCACGATTTTAACAGGCGGCACAATTGACGACTCCGTCGGTTATTTTGTTGAACCAACTGTCCTCGGTAACGTCACGGAAGACATGATTTGCATGCAGGAAGAAACGTTTGGTCCGCTCGCACCGATTTCTGTCTTCGAAACACTCGACGAAGTCATCGAACGCGCGAACAACACACCATACGGTTTGGCCGCATATGCGTTCTCTGAAAAAATCGACGAAGCCCTTCAACTCGGTAAAAAACTCGAGTACGGCATCATCGGTCTGAATGACGGTGCTCCATCCGCTGCCCAAGCACCATTCGGCGGTTATAAAGAAAGTGGACTCGGCCGTGAAGGCGGCGTCTACGGCATCGAGGATTACCTCGAAGTCAAATACTTGTCACTCGGTTAA
- a CDS encoding Na+/H+ antiporter, producing METLSLILLMLALIILTQVLGHYIRFIPTALIQILVGTITALLISGLKIEVESEWFLLLFIAPLLYNDSSHFPRDELWKMRAAIFGNAIVLVLLTTVIGGYFINWLVPVIPVAAAFALAAILSPTDPIAVNGIAKRVQIPEQILNLVRGESLINDASGLVAFSYAVAAVVTGYFSIQQATTEFVYMFAVGAVVGLAISVAMNWLKMKLRRTGIEDVVFYALLQILTPFIIFFVAEEVLHASGVIAVVTGGILHALIKERTETFFAQEQTLTDNIWTMIAYILNGIIFLLLGLTLPEATREIFADDAINNWRLMSFVIEIGTVILLIRLIWTMFFNWFDHRFLKKADHRKPSFKQDVITTLVGVRGTITMVGVLSLPFVTESGEGFPERSLIIFLAAGVIIFTLVLATILLPLLNRGEADAQPELDLNSYKQRMVKRAITEIKQVVQEENSTVAFDLLNEYHVMLRLLRAQEKSEEELTHFNQQLKKLRLEAVQWERDFTKQFLQEHKTPDQLKKEVFRSIDNRREAIDKEARFRLMQPIRKILWKRKRSNMSSDQLIHLTQVEHELYEQVMTGVITRLEGCRGDYPPDVVQSVLEFYKRLRFKHTRWSSPVGGKADVDQQKEELCLRAIEVQRQEIASMSNEGDLSGEEEKELRRFIHYIESVVLYEYVE from the coding sequence ATGGAAACGTTATCACTTATTTTGTTAATGCTAGCCTTAATCATCTTGACGCAAGTCCTCGGACACTACATCCGCTTCATTCCGACCGCCTTGATTCAAATCCTCGTCGGAACGATTACGGCACTGTTAATCAGCGGACTGAAGATTGAAGTCGAATCGGAATGGTTCCTGTTATTATTCATCGCTCCATTGCTCTATAATGACAGTTCACATTTTCCGCGCGATGAATTGTGGAAGATGCGCGCTGCCATTTTCGGTAATGCCATCGTCCTCGTCTTATTGACGACGGTCATCGGTGGATACTTCATCAACTGGCTCGTACCGGTCATTCCGGTTGCGGCCGCCTTTGCGCTCGCTGCGATCCTCTCACCGACCGATCCGATTGCCGTCAACGGGATTGCGAAACGCGTCCAGATTCCGGAACAGATTTTAAATCTTGTCCGCGGTGAATCACTGATCAATGACGCGTCAGGACTAGTTGCCTTCAGTTACGCGGTCGCAGCTGTCGTCACCGGTTACTTTTCGATCCAACAGGCGACGACGGAATTCGTCTACATGTTCGCCGTCGGAGCGGTCGTTGGTCTCGCCATCAGTGTCGCGATGAACTGGTTGAAGATGAAATTACGGCGGACCGGAATTGAAGATGTCGTTTTTTATGCGTTACTGCAAATCCTGACACCGTTCATCATCTTTTTTGTTGCAGAAGAAGTCTTGCATGCGTCCGGTGTCATTGCCGTCGTGACCGGCGGGATTCTCCACGCCTTGATCAAAGAACGGACGGAAACGTTTTTTGCCCAGGAACAGACGTTGACCGACAACATCTGGACGATGATTGCCTATATCCTGAACGGGATCATCTTCCTGTTACTCGGTCTGACGTTACCGGAAGCGACACGCGAAATCTTTGCCGATGATGCGATCAACAACTGGCGTCTGATGTCGTTCGTTATTGAAATTGGAACGGTCATTCTGTTGATTCGTCTGATTTGGACGATGTTCTTCAATTGGTTCGACCATCGCTTCCTGAAAAAAGCGGATCACCGCAAACCGTCGTTTAAGCAGGATGTCATCACGACACTCGTCGGCGTCCGCGGAACGATTACGATGGTCGGGGTCTTGTCATTACCGTTCGTGACCGAATCAGGAGAAGGGTTCCCGGAACGGTCGCTGATCATTTTCCTCGCGGCCGGCGTCATCATCTTCACACTCGTTCTCGCGACAATCCTTTTACCGTTGCTCAACCGCGGTGAGGCCGATGCCCAGCCGGAACTCGATTTGAATTCGTATAAACAGCGGATGGTCAAACGGGCGATCACGGAAATCAAACAGGTCGTCCAGGAAGAAAACTCGACCGTCGCCTTTGATTTATTGAATGAATATCATGTCATGCTGCGCCTGTTACGGGCACAGGAGAAAAGTGAAGAAGAATTAACCCACTTCAACCAACAGCTGAAAAAACTGCGGCTTGAGGCAGTCCAGTGGGAACGTGACTTTACGAAGCAGTTCCTGCAGGAGCACAAAACACCGGACCAGTTGAAAAAAGAAGTCTTCCGGTCAATCGATAACCGGCGCGAAGCTATTGACAAGGAAGCCCGTTTCCGTCTGATGCAACCGATACGGAAAATCCTTTGGAAACGGAAACGGTCGAATATGTCATCCGATCAATTGATCCATCTGACGCAAGTCGAGCATGAACTGTATGAACAGGTCATGACAGGGGTCATCACCCGGCTTGAAGGATGCCGCGGCGATTATCCACCCGATGTCGTCCAAAGCGTGCTCGAGTTCTATAAACGCTTACGGTTCAAGCATACGCGTTGGTCTTCACCGGTTGGCGGGAAAGCCGATGTCGATCAACAAAAAGAAGAACTCTGTTTACGGGCAATCGAGGTCCAGCGTCAGGAAATCGCTTCGATGTCAAACGAAGGCGATTTGTCCGGCGAGGAAGAAAAAGAATTGCGCCGCTTCATTCACTATATCGAAAGTGTCGTTCTTTATGAGTACGTCGAGTAA
- a CDS encoding helix-turn-helix transcriptional regulator yields MKSRHLKVMRLLNRQQLLTARELAEACGVSLRTIQRDLLELEANGYPIYSERGAAGGYRVLPNRLLPPLALREQEAITLFLMLDWVGQIPDLPFGALRGNLAEWYLHELPGDLEVKLDRLKGRVRFARPDTPASPLTRNLLRLMEAEVKGEVVYRTTSGRRTILIDPIGLTFERNRWYLLAQTDRGLRQYRVDRIEQVTETTIPSKRMTFEEAEHSNEAGEQVTVLLELTPLGERLLEGILPLNEQWTWSVPRLELPFLGRQLFGLGREVKVLEPLALQEEIRRHASDVLAIYQA; encoded by the coding sequence ATGAAAAGTCGTCATTTAAAAGTGATGCGTCTGCTGAACCGGCAGCAACTGCTGACGGCACGGGAACTTGCGGAAGCCTGCGGAGTTTCCTTGCGGACGATCCAGCGTGATTTGCTCGAACTCGAAGCAAACGGATATCCGATTTACAGCGAACGGGGAGCGGCAGGTGGATACCGGGTCCTGCCGAACCGGTTGTTGCCGCCGCTTGCCCTGCGAGAACAGGAAGCGATCACGTTGTTTTTGATGCTTGACTGGGTCGGACAGATTCCGGATTTGCCGTTTGGTGCATTGCGGGGCAATCTTGCCGAATGGTATTTGCACGAATTGCCGGGGGATCTCGAAGTCAAGCTCGACCGTCTCAAAGGACGGGTCCGCTTTGCGCGACCGGATACACCGGCATCTCCCTTGACGCGTAACCTATTGCGTTTAATGGAAGCAGAAGTGAAAGGAGAGGTCGTCTATCGGACGACGAGCGGTCGCCGGACGATTCTGATTGATCCGATTGGTCTGACATTTGAAAGGAACCGCTGGTATCTGCTCGCGCAGACGGACCGGGGATTGCGCCAGTACCGTGTTGACCGGATAGAACAGGTGACTGAGACGACGATCCCGTCGAAACGAATGACGTTCGAAGAAGCAGAACATTCAAATGAAGCAGGAGAACAGGTGACGGTCCTTCTCGAGTTGACACCGCTTGGAGAACGGTTGCTCGAAGGGATTTTACCGCTCAACGAGCAATGGACATGGTCGGTACCACGACTGGAACTCCCGTTTCTCGGCCGGCAGTTATTTGGACTAGGTCGGGAAGTCAAGGTACTCGAACCGTTAGCGTTACAGGAAGAAATCCGGCGCCATGCCAGTGATGTGCTGGCAATCTATCAGGCATGA
- a CDS encoding dihydrofolate reductase family protein, with protein MTKTVLYIACSLDGKIARSNDSLDWLFAVEGDGDNGYATFMEDVGAVIMGRKTFDEVLVLSEEYPYPSIDNYVMTRQPGKLSEHATYTNESLDALINRIGPTIDGKIWLIGGGELIQEALRLQLIDQLELAIAPVVLGSGIPLFPEGTLETRFRLTGSRPSGQFIMATYDVLK; from the coding sequence ATGACAAAAACCGTTTTATATATCGCCTGCAGTTTAGACGGGAAAATCGCCCGTTCAAACGATTCACTCGATTGGTTGTTCGCCGTTGAAGGAGACGGTGACAACGGCTACGCGACGTTCATGGAAGACGTCGGTGCCGTCATCATGGGCCGGAAAACGTTTGACGAAGTCTTGGTGCTGAGCGAAGAGTATCCGTACCCAAGCATCGACAACTATGTCATGACCCGGCAACCGGGCAAACTGTCGGAACACGCGACCTACACGAATGAATCACTCGATGCCTTAATCAATCGGATCGGTCCGACGATCGACGGGAAGATTTGGCTGATCGGTGGTGGTGAATTGATTCAGGAAGCCTTACGGTTGCAACTGATTGATCAGCTCGAACTGGCAATCGCACCGGTCGTCCTCGGTAGCGGGATTCCGCTGTTTCCGGAAGGGACGCTTGAAACCCGCTTCCGCCTGACCGGTTCTCGTCCGTCCGGACAGTTCATCATGGCAACCTATGATGTCTTGAAGTAA
- a CDS encoding NAD(P)-dependent alcohol dehydrogenase, whose product MKAVICTAYGPPDVLKLQEVEKPVPKAFDLLIQVHASAVHSGDRRMRALDVPAAGKLPMRLVVGWKAPRQPILGVVLAGEVVATGSRVQHFKVGDRVYALTGMRFGGYAEYACIKENKCVEQMPRNASFAEAASLPFGGTTVLHFFRKLNLEQAKTILIYGASGAVGSIAVQIAKQYGLHVTGICSGRNAELVTRLGADVVVDYTKPGYDASLTRYDAVFDASGKVDKRTARQHVGPNGAFRSVAGQGVARALKKDLTLLNEWFEAGQIKAVIDTVYSLDDIVAAHRYVDSGQKHGNVIVSVADDHG is encoded by the coding sequence ATGAAAGCCGTCATTTGTACTGCTTATGGTCCACCGGATGTATTGAAGTTACAAGAAGTCGAAAAGCCTGTCCCAAAAGCCTTTGATCTGCTGATTCAGGTACATGCCTCTGCCGTTCACTCCGGGGATCGGCGGATGCGGGCACTCGATGTCCCGGCAGCAGGAAAGCTTCCGATGCGTCTCGTCGTCGGATGGAAAGCACCGAGACAGCCGATTTTAGGAGTCGTCTTAGCGGGCGAAGTCGTCGCGACGGGCAGTCGTGTCCAGCACTTCAAAGTCGGCGATCGGGTCTACGCCCTGACCGGGATGCGCTTTGGCGGTTACGCCGAGTATGCCTGCATCAAGGAAAACAAATGTGTGGAGCAGATGCCGCGTAACGCGAGCTTTGCAGAAGCAGCCAGCCTTCCGTTTGGCGGAACGACCGTCCTGCATTTTTTCCGGAAACTGAACCTCGAGCAGGCGAAGACGATTTTGATTTACGGGGCGTCCGGAGCCGTCGGTTCAATTGCTGTCCAAATCGCGAAACAGTATGGTCTTCATGTAACGGGCATCTGTAGCGGGCGGAATGCTGAACTGGTCACACGTCTTGGGGCGGATGTCGTCGTCGACTATACAAAGCCGGGCTACGATGCGTCGTTAACGAGGTATGACGCCGTATTTGATGCGTCCGGGAAGGTCGATAAACGGACAGCCCGTCAGCATGTCGGACCGAACGGAGCGTTTCGTTCAGTCGCCGGACAAGGTGTCGCCCGTGCGCTGAAAAAAGATTTAACCCTGCTGAATGAGTGGTTTGAAGCGGGGCAGATCAAAGCAGTCATCGATACGGTGTATTCGCTTGACGACATCGTCGCTGCTCACCGTTACGTCGATTCCGGACAGAAGCACGGCAATGTCATTGTGTCGGTTGCCGACGATCATGGTTGA
- a CDS encoding cation:proton antiporter — MDHLIFEVGTALILVAIAALLANKLNFSIIPFLIILGMIVGPHAPTIGILDFKFIESAEFISFLGRIGVLFLLFYLGLEFSIGKLIRSGKSIVTSGTIYLSINFTGGLLYGFIAGFPLYEVLIIAGIITISSSAIVAKVLVDLRRTGNTETELILGIIMFEDIFLAVYLSVLSGLLLGDGTTLLGSLTSILIALGYMLLFFIIARKATPLLNRMLKIASDEVFIIVVFASLFFVAGFSETIHVAEAIGALLLGLVFSETDQGERIEHLVVPFRDFFGAIFFFSFGLSIDPTMLLDAVWLALGAVVITIVGNYVAGMIAGRRAGLSHKASSNIGLTIVSRGEFSIIVANLGIAGGLMDILSPFSALYVLILAILGPLMTKESKRIYNFMNGIFKWTEPKPKKTKPKA; from the coding sequence ATGGATCATTTAATATTTGAAGTCGGTACCGCGCTTATCTTAGTGGCGATCGCAGCATTGCTTGCGAATAAATTGAATTTTTCGATCATTCCGTTTTTAATCATTTTAGGAATGATCGTAGGACCGCACGCTCCGACAATCGGGATACTAGACTTCAAGTTCATTGAAAGTGCTGAGTTCATCAGCTTCCTCGGACGCATCGGTGTCCTGTTCCTCCTGTTTTATCTGGGACTGGAGTTCTCAATCGGAAAATTAATCCGGTCGGGTAAATCAATCGTCACGAGCGGAACGATTTATTTATCGATCAACTTCACCGGTGGATTGTTGTATGGATTCATCGCCGGCTTCCCCCTATATGAAGTGTTAATCATCGCCGGAATCATCACGATCTCATCCAGTGCAATCGTCGCGAAAGTACTGGTCGACTTGCGCCGGACCGGGAATACGGAAACGGAATTGATTCTTGGAATCATCATGTTCGAGGACATCTTCCTCGCCGTCTATCTGTCCGTCTTGTCAGGACTCCTGCTTGGAGACGGGACGACGTTACTTGGTTCGTTAACCTCGATTCTGATTGCCCTCGGTTACATGTTGCTGTTCTTCATCATCGCAAGGAAAGCGACACCACTCCTCAACCGGATGTTGAAGATCGCCTCGGACGAAGTCTTCATCATCGTTGTCTTTGCGTCATTGTTCTTCGTCGCCGGTTTTTCGGAAACAATCCACGTCGCGGAAGCCATCGGTGCCTTACTGCTCGGACTGGTCTTTTCGGAAACGGATCAAGGCGAACGGATTGAACATCTCGTCGTCCCGTTCCGCGATTTCTTCGGTGCGATCTTCTTCTTCAGCTTCGGACTGAGCATTGATCCGACGATGCTGCTCGATGCCGTGTGGCTCGCACTTGGTGCCGTCGTCATCACGATTGTCGGGAACTATGTCGCCGGAATGATTGCCGGACGCAGAGCCGGGCTGTCACACAAAGCTTCTTCAAACATCGGGCTAACCATCGTCTCCCGTGGTGAGTTTTCAATCATCGTCGCGAATCTCGGGATCGCCGGCGGACTGATGGACATCCTGTCGCCGTTTTCCGCCTTGTATGTCTTAATTCTCGCGATTCTCGGACCACTCATGACGAAAGAATCCAAACGGATTTATAACTTCATGAACGGTATCTTTAAATGGACGGAACCTAAACCGAAAAAGACAAAACCAAAAGCGTGA
- a CDS encoding cation:proton antiporter regulatory subunit — protein sequence MDMREVDLPGIGRKFEGITTRGDKVVVIVHDDGRREMHHYDDDDFDESISSVTFNDAEARQMAGILGGLAYKPKDLEKIELAFDDLVIEWFKIGQDSAVNNRTIGELDVRNQYDISIIAVLKHDKSKSLNPGPETRLEAGDTIVLSGERQNVRHITKALFSIEGGG from the coding sequence ATGGATATGCGCGAAGTAGATTTACCGGGAATCGGACGGAAGTTCGAAGGAATTACAACACGGGGAGATAAGGTGGTCGTGATCGTCCATGACGACGGACGCCGGGAAATGCACCATTACGACGATGACGATTTTGATGAGAGCATCTCGAGCGTGACGTTTAATGACGCCGAAGCCCGTCAGATGGCCGGTATTTTAGGTGGGCTGGCCTATAAACCGAAAGACTTGGAAAAAATTGAACTGGCATTTGACGATCTCGTCATCGAATGGTTCAAGATCGGACAGGATTCAGCCGTCAATAACCGGACGATCGGTGAGCTTGATGTTCGCAATCAATATGACATCTCAATCATCGCGGTTCTGAAACACGATAAATCAAAATCATTGAATCCGGGACCGGAAACACGTCTTGAAGCAGGAGATACCATCGTCTTGTCCGGAGAACGTCAAAACGTCCGCCATATCACGAAAGCTCTATTCTCAATTGAAGGAGGCGGATGA
- a CDS encoding AbrB/MazE/SpoVT family DNA-binding domain-containing protein, translating into MELSKLTSKGQITIPKKIRQALQVEEGDRVAFIEEDGFVIMAKADLQQLHDLQDILSDEKFKLLIQKANHHL; encoded by the coding sequence ATGGAGCTATCCAAGTTGACGTCCAAAGGACAAATTACGATCCCGAAAAAAATCAGACAAGCGTTACAGGTGGAGGAAGGAGATCGCGTTGCATTCATCGAGGAAGACGGGTTTGTCATCATGGCGAAAGCGGATTTACAACAGCTGCATGACCTTCAAGATATATTGAGTGACGAAAAGTTCAAGTTGCTCATTCAAAAAGCGAATCATCATTTATAA
- a CDS encoding DUF2975 domain-containing protein: MKKWRLVYLQLVFTGMLIGLFGLAGVAISLFIKRAQKGFSLDILLDKPGYFILMAGLLAFIPCLIAFIHILKILRSLKSNATVTPIAASFGIITMCGYLISAVALCLFPVMFIVADRDDAPALILFAFLLILIPFTFSVISSLLQSLLQKSDSRPE; this comes from the coding sequence ATGAAAAAATGGCGTCTCGTGTATTTGCAACTGGTTTTCACTGGAATGCTGATTGGTTTGTTCGGATTAGCAGGAGTCGCGATTTCCCTGTTTATTAAAAGAGCACAAAAAGGATTCTCACTGGATATTTTACTGGATAAACCGGGTTATTTTATTTTGATGGCGGGACTATTAGCATTCATCCCTTGTCTGATTGCCTTCATCCATATCTTGAAAATTCTTCGTTCCCTCAAATCGAACGCAACCGTTACACCGATTGCCGCTTCATTCGGGATCATCACCATGTGTGGTTATCTCATAAGTGCCGTCGCACTCTGTTTATTTCCTGTCATGTTCATCGTCGCCGACCGTGATGATGCGCCCGCTCTCATTCTTTTTGCTTTCCTGCTGATTTTGATCCCCTTTACATTCAGCGTAATCAGTTCGCTTCTACAGTCACTTCTACAGAAATCGGATTCACGTCCTGAATAA
- a CDS encoding MFS transporter, translating to MSRTSTLLLSFGISQFGDFVYLVAINVYLYQLTGSAAAVAGLWIIGPLASLFMKFWAGSVIDRVDVRRWLIGTDAIRALLVALIPLISTLPLIYLTLFGLALVKAFFEPAAISYLTQIVPENSRKSFNAYRSLITSSAFLIGPAIAGLLLLIATPGVAIWINAVSFLVSGLLLLTLPSVPHAASTPKLQVGDLATDWRTVSRFSRTNRFVCLIYILGILSMSLALAMDAQEVVFLQTVVGLTTTDYGLLISITGIGSILGGLTVARFANRLSLKALLVSGYLFVALGYLLYATADSFLMVTVGFLLLGFFNTFSGTGFLTFYQNNVPHDLIGRFTSLYGLGQSLVQILFILVIGFTGDVLPLRFSIIVAAVLLAGLSVVLIVSVLRSNKEAFFREDQTTKQIS from the coding sequence GTGTCTCGCACTTCAACGCTACTTCTCTCATTCGGTATCTCCCAGTTCGGAGATTTTGTGTATTTAGTCGCCATCAATGTTTACCTCTATCAATTGACCGGATCAGCCGCTGCGGTCGCCGGTCTTTGGATCATTGGTCCACTTGCCTCCCTGTTCATGAAATTTTGGGCCGGCAGCGTGATTGACCGGGTCGATGTCCGGCGATGGTTGATTGGAACAGATGCGATCCGTGCACTGCTCGTTGCCTTAATTCCCCTGATTTCGACGTTACCGTTGATTTACCTGACATTGTTCGGACTTGCGCTCGTCAAAGCGTTTTTTGAACCAGCCGCAATCAGTTATCTGACGCAAATCGTCCCGGAAAACAGCCGCAAATCGTTTAATGCGTACCGGAGTCTGATTACATCAAGTGCTTTTTTGATTGGTCCGGCCATCGCCGGATTATTGTTGCTTATCGCAACACCGGGAGTGGCTATCTGGATCAACGCGGTGTCGTTCCTCGTATCCGGTCTGTTACTGCTTACTTTGCCGTCTGTTCCGCACGCAGCATCTACTCCAAAACTACAGGTCGGGGATCTCGCAACAGATTGGCGGACTGTGAGCCGCTTCAGCCGTACCAATCGTTTCGTTTGTCTGATTTACATACTCGGGATTCTGTCCATGAGTCTCGCTCTCGCGATGGATGCCCAGGAAGTCGTGTTTCTACAGACAGTCGTCGGTCTGACCACAACCGATTACGGACTTCTGATCAGCATCACGGGAATTGGTTCCATTCTCGGTGGTCTGACCGTGGCACGTTTTGCGAACCGGCTGTCGCTCAAGGCATTACTCGTCAGCGGTTATCTGTTTGTTGCGCTCGGTTACTTACTTTATGCGACTGCCGACTCATTCCTGATGGTGACGGTCGGATTTTTGTTACTCGGCTTTTTTAATACGTTTTCCGGAACCGGTTTCCTGACGTTTTACCAAAACAATGTCCCGCACGATTTGATTGGCCGCTTCACGAGCCTGTATGGTCTTGGTCAAAGCCTGGTTCAAATCCTGTTCATTTTAGTGATTGGTTTTACCGGTGATGTGCTCCCGCTTCGGTTCAGCATCATCGTTGCCGCCGTCCTGCTTGCGGGACTGAGTGTCGTGCTGATTGTTAGTGTTCTGCGATCAAACAAGGAAGCATTTTTCCGCGAAGATCAGACAACAAAACAAATTTCTTAA
- a CDS encoding GNAT family N-acetyltransferase: MTSTEFYQHLPVLETERLVLRPLQVKDLDDLFEYTQDEETARYVTWSANQTIEQAEQFLNYVLSNYEQGKEAPWAIVWKETGKMIGTIDFIHLLLDDNEQAELGYALSRQFWGKGIVTEAVECVMAFGFEELKLERIQARCMEGNIGSARVMEKVGMKYEGTLRRLIFIKEAFHDVKMYSMLRDEYAMLRQGSTQQTKQHQ; the protein is encoded by the coding sequence ATGACATCAACGGAATTTTACCAACACTTACCGGTCCTTGAGACCGAACGATTGGTGTTGCGACCACTGCAAGTGAAAGATCTCGACGATCTATTTGAATACACACAAGACGAGGAAACCGCCCGTTACGTGACGTGGAGTGCCAATCAAACGATTGAGCAGGCAGAGCAGTTTCTGAACTACGTCCTGTCGAACTACGAACAGGGGAAAGAAGCACCATGGGCGATCGTTTGGAAGGAAACCGGCAAGATGATCGGGACGATTGACTTTATTCATTTGTTGCTCGATGACAATGAACAAGCGGAACTCGGTTATGCGTTATCGCGTCAGTTCTGGGGCAAAGGCATCGTCACGGAAGCGGTCGAATGCGTCATGGCGTTCGGTTTTGAGGAACTCAAGCTCGAACGGATTCAAGCGCGGTGCATGGAAGGCAACATCGGTTCCGCCCGGGTGATGGAAAAAGTCGGCATGAAGTACGAAGGAACGTTACGCCGGTTAATCTTCATCAAAGAAGCGTTTCACGACGTCAAGATGTATTCGATGTTACGGGATGAGTATGCCATGTTGCGCCAAGGGTCGACACAACAGACGAAACAACATCAATGA
- a CDS encoding GNAT family N-acetyltransferase has product MTFQAVPMTVEQATAILKWTYPPPYDFYNMETSEEAYAELLDGSYQAVIDQAQLVGFFCTGRSAQVPPGRSLHLYPDDYLDIGLGRQPKLTGQGTGFTFCSFVLDTAKSQTSLPLRLTVATFNERAIHLYEQLGFRRQSTFSTAHSTFLIMTQFHA; this is encoded by the coding sequence ATGACATTTCAAGCTGTCCCGATGACGGTTGAACAGGCAACTGCGATTCTGAAGTGGACCTATCCGCCGCCGTACGATTTTTACAATATGGAGACGTCGGAGGAAGCGTATGCCGAACTGCTCGACGGTTCCTATCAGGCCGTCATCGATCAAGCACAACTGGTCGGCTTCTTCTGTACCGGCCGATCAGCTCAAGTACCACCCGGTCGTTCACTTCACCTGTATCCAGATGACTACTTGGATATCGGACTCGGCCGTCAGCCAAAACTGACCGGGCAAGGAACTGGTTTTACCTTTTGTTCGTTTGTTCTCGATACCGCCAAATCCCAGACTTCCTTACCCCTTCGTTTGACCGTCGCGACATTTAACGAACGGGCGATTCACCTGTATGAACAGCTCGGGTTTCGGCGCCAATCGACTTTTTCAACAGCTCACTCCACGTTTCTCATTATGACGCAATTTCATGCGTAA